One segment of Pseudodesulfovibrio sp. 5S69 DNA contains the following:
- a CDS encoding M16 family metallopeptidase → MFRKLLLLAGLMLALAGCKTASMNNRTETVPTPAPAPTIAKAASLPSLDGSDQAATHIVKLKNGLTVLIKEDDRFPLVNVRLYVHAGSAYETPDIAGISHLLEHMVFKGTDKRGPGETARQIESVGGSLNAATSFDYTVYYVEVPEARWKLGMDVVTDMAFHQTIDPKELESEKKVVLEELERGEDTPTSKLFKTLQSMVWKDTSYEWPIIGSRETVSGITRPQIKQYIADHYQPQSMLLAVVGKVDPDKILAEANQLVGSLVNTRSFTPPTPLPVPEAGDGPRVVKLTGKWNKVYMGAAFPIPYGTSAEIPGLEMLCQLLGGDDTSRLYRTFKYDKQLVDDISVSPLSLERGGMLYVHAVLDADKVDEFWTELNKEMATFNPADFTDREIERARLNLQNSLFLAKETLSGLAGKLGYFQFLDNGEQAEKNYLFSLSQVNRDELKRLFDEYIRPDRLTLAVLTPENAPVSADGLTGITKANWPSKKAAKAKQAAKQATGPAEVALPGGSKLILLPDETLPYTAMSMYWTGGDGELDPSQQGLAALTAAALTRGTLKMSATEMQDFLSDHAASLGSTAGRNVFAVEAKFPTRFTDQVLPVLAETLTGPAFNQTEVERAKQDQIAGIKQSEDRPLGLAFRHLFPFLYKTGPYALLHMGTPEGVEKFTTADIIRFWSRQSMHPFTLAVCGDFDQAAMEQFATNIAKTLTAPTGAYAFTTPEWGQAMEDDLHLPDRNQAHILMVFPTPGKTDQEASAKLELLRAALAGQSGLLFRDLRDKQGLAYTVTAMLWQSRNTGFMALYIGTGPDKVDQSIAGFKKVLANLAATPLPQDEIDRARNILTGDYYQEHQSLLSRSREAASLQVRGFNLDYEQKLIDRAQTVTPAEIQDMVQKYLTPDKAYLMKVTP, encoded by the coding sequence ATGTTCCGAAAACTGTTATTGCTTGCGGGGCTTATGCTGGCCCTTGCGGGCTGCAAAACTGCATCCATGAATAATCGCACCGAAACCGTCCCGACACCGGCCCCGGCCCCGACGATCGCCAAGGCGGCGTCCCTTCCTTCCCTGGACGGCTCCGACCAGGCGGCCACGCACATCGTCAAGCTCAAGAACGGGCTGACTGTGCTCATCAAGGAGGACGACCGCTTCCCGCTGGTCAACGTCCGCCTGTACGTGCACGCGGGCAGCGCCTATGAGACGCCCGACATCGCGGGCATCAGCCACCTGCTTGAGCACATGGTCTTCAAGGGCACGGACAAACGCGGCCCCGGCGAGACCGCCCGGCAGATCGAGTCCGTGGGCGGCAGCCTGAACGCGGCCACCAGCTTCGACTACACCGTCTATTACGTTGAGGTCCCCGAGGCCCGGTGGAAGCTCGGCATGGACGTGGTCACGGACATGGCCTTCCACCAGACCATCGATCCCAAAGAACTGGAAAGCGAAAAGAAGGTCGTACTCGAAGAACTCGAACGCGGCGAGGACACGCCCACCAGCAAACTCTTCAAGACCCTGCAATCCATGGTCTGGAAGGACACCAGCTACGAGTGGCCGATCATCGGCTCCCGCGAGACCGTGTCCGGCATCACCCGGCCGCAGATCAAGCAGTACATCGCAGACCATTATCAGCCGCAGTCCATGCTCCTGGCCGTGGTCGGCAAGGTCGATCCCGACAAGATTCTGGCCGAGGCCAACCAATTGGTCGGCTCCCTGGTCAACACCCGCTCCTTCACGCCTCCCACTCCCCTGCCCGTTCCCGAGGCGGGCGACGGCCCCCGCGTGGTCAAGCTGACCGGCAAGTGGAACAAGGTCTACATGGGCGCGGCCTTTCCCATCCCCTATGGTACCTCGGCCGAGATCCCCGGCCTGGAGATGCTCTGCCAACTGCTCGGCGGGGACGACACCTCGCGCCTGTACCGGACCTTCAAGTACGACAAGCAGTTGGTCGACGACATCTCGGTCTCGCCCCTCTCCCTGGAGCGCGGCGGTATGCTCTACGTCCACGCCGTGCTCGACGCGGACAAGGTGGACGAGTTCTGGACCGAGTTGAACAAGGAGATGGCCACCTTCAATCCGGCGGACTTCACGGACCGCGAGATCGAACGCGCCCGCCTGAACCTCCAGAATTCCTTGTTCCTGGCCAAGGAAACCCTGTCCGGCCTGGCCGGAAAGCTCGGCTACTTCCAGTTCCTGGACAATGGCGAGCAGGCCGAGAAGAACTACCTCTTCTCCCTGAGCCAGGTGAACCGCGACGAGTTGAAGCGGCTCTTCGACGAGTACATCCGGCCCGACCGGCTGACCCTGGCCGTGCTCACGCCGGAAAACGCACCCGTCTCGGCCGACGGCCTGACCGGCATCACCAAGGCCAACTGGCCCTCCAAGAAGGCGGCCAAGGCCAAGCAGGCCGCCAAACAGGCCACGGGACCGGCCGAGGTCGCTCTGCCCGGCGGCTCCAAGCTGATCCTTCTGCCTGACGAGACCCTGCCCTATACGGCCATGTCCATGTATTGGACCGGCGGCGACGGCGAACTCGATCCCTCCCAGCAGGGGCTGGCCGCCTTGACGGCCGCCGCCCTGACGCGCGGGACCCTGAAGATGTCCGCCACCGAAATGCAGGACTTCCTGTCCGACCACGCGGCCAGCCTGGGCTCCACCGCCGGGCGCAACGTCTTCGCCGTGGAGGCCAAGTTCCCCACCCGGTTCACGGACCAGGTCCTGCCGGTCCTGGCCGAGACCCTGACCGGACCGGCCTTCAACCAGACCGAGGTGGAACGTGCCAAACAGGATCAGATCGCGGGCATCAAGCAGAGCGAGGACCGGCCGCTCGGCCTGGCCTTCCGCCACCTCTTCCCGTTCCTGTACAAGACCGGCCCCTATGCCCTGCTCCACATGGGCACCCCCGAGGGCGTGGAAAAATTCACGACGGCCGACATCATCCGCTTCTGGAGCCGCCAGTCCATGCACCCGTTCACCCTGGCCGTGTGCGGTGATTTCGACCAGGCAGCCATGGAGCAATTCGCGACGAACATCGCCAAGACCCTGACCGCGCCCACCGGCGCGTACGCCTTCACCACCCCCGAGTGGGGCCAGGCCATGGAGGACGACCTCCATCTGCCCGACCGCAACCAGGCGCACATCCTGATGGTCTTCCCCACGCCGGGCAAGACCGACCAGGAGGCGTCCGCCAAGCTCGAACTGCTGCGCGCGGCCCTGGCGGGTCAGTCCGGCCTGCTCTTCCGCGACCTGCGCGACAAGCAGGGGCTGGCCTATACGGTCACCGCCATGCTCTGGCAGAGCCGCAACACCGGGTTCATGGCGCTGTACATCGGCACCGGCCCGGACAAGGTCGACCAGTCCATTGCGGGCTTCAAAAAGGTGCTGGCCAACCTGGCCGCCACTCCCCTGCCCCAGGACGAAATCGACCGCGCCCGAAACATCCTGACCGGCGACTATTACCAGGAGCACCAGTCCCTGCTCTCCCGCAGCCGCGAGGCCGCCAGCCTGCAGGTGCGCGGATTCAACCTCGACTACGAACAAAAGCTCATCGACCGGGCCCAGACCGTCACCCCGGCCGAAATCCAGGATATGGTCCAAAAATACCTGACCCCGGACAAGGCCTACCTCATGAAGGTTACCCCGTAG
- a CDS encoding succinate dehydrogenase/fumarate reductase cytochrome b subunit produces the protein MSISYAPAGKSGKWDGALDWLQMLTGASLILFMWCHMLLVSSVVISPRLMNAIAGFFEATYMAQVGGPLIFLGFLLHFVLAARKIPFRAEGQKTIWQHARMMHHGDTWLWVVQIVSAMLILVMGSIHMWVVLTDLPITAAKSAARVQSGFWAVFYFFLLPLAELHVGIGFYRIGVKWGFITDRERGKFKRGENMLTGMFIAIGLITLIRFLFLSIN, from the coding sequence ATGTCCATAAGTTACGCACCGGCTGGCAAATCCGGCAAGTGGGACGGCGCGTTGGATTGGCTGCAAATGCTGACCGGCGCCAGCCTGATTTTGTTCATGTGGTGTCACATGCTGCTGGTTTCCAGCGTCGTCATCAGCCCTCGGCTGATGAACGCCATCGCCGGGTTCTTCGAGGCGACGTATATGGCCCAGGTGGGCGGTCCGCTCATCTTTCTCGGCTTTCTGCTCCATTTCGTCCTGGCCGCTCGGAAGATTCCCTTCCGCGCCGAGGGCCAGAAGACCATCTGGCAGCACGCCCGGATGATGCATCACGGGGACACCTGGCTGTGGGTGGTCCAGATCGTTTCCGCCATGCTTATCCTGGTCATGGGGTCCATCCACATGTGGGTGGTCCTGACCGACCTGCCCATCACGGCGGCCAAGTCCGCCGCCCGCGTCCAGAGCGGATTCTGGGCCGTGTTCTATTTCTTCCTGCTCCCCCTGGCCGAGTTGCACGTGGGCATCGGCTTCTACCGCATCGGGGTCAAGTGGGGATTCATCACGGACCGGGAGCGGGGCAAGTTCAAGCGCGGGGAGAACATGCTGACCGGCATGTTCATCGCCATCGGGCTGATCACCCTGATCCGCTTCCTGTTTTTGAGCATCAACTAA
- a CDS encoding fumarate reductase flavoprotein subunit — MQTIYTDFLVVGAGLAGERAAVETAEAGFSAICLSLVPARRSHSSAAQGGMQASLGNSVMGEGDGPDVHFADTVKGSDWGCDQEVARLFADTAPIEMRRLAHWGVPWNRVVPGKSIYYKGGKQFEKVEAEEKEGLIMARSFGGTAKWRTCYTSDGTGHAVMCTMDNRCAEKGVEVHDKTEAIALLQDGETCFGVVARCLRTGELRVYLSKATMIAAGGFGRIYPNTTNAVICDGGAHTMCVATGLVPMGNMEAVQFHPTGIVPTDILVTEGCRGDGGTLLDVDEKRFMNIYEPEKAELASRDVVSRWMTHHMREGHGVKSPYGEHLWLDIRHLGKEHITGKLREVYEICTSFLGVDPIHQLIPVRPTQHYSMGGVRTNKDGAAYGLKGLFAAGEAACWDMHGFNRLGGNSLAETVVAGGIIGRKIAEYLEGSEAEFKTGLINDEVKKQRSRIDALIEGRDGSENVYKVRSAMQDALHKGANIFRTQEGLEKCVADLQEVLIRAKKIGLRSNGKGVNPELAAALKLEGQVKLALMVAYGALMRTESRGSHNREDYPARNDRDWLTRTLAYWKKPEDTLPTLEYEPASTVVEIPPGDRGYGHAKIISADDKKE, encoded by the coding sequence ATGCAGACTATCTACACCGATTTTCTTGTTGTCGGAGCGGGTCTGGCGGGCGAGCGCGCGGCCGTGGAAACGGCCGAAGCCGGATTCTCCGCCATCTGCCTGAGCCTGGTGCCGGCTCGCCGGTCCCATTCCTCCGCCGCCCAAGGCGGCATGCAGGCGTCCCTGGGCAATTCCGTCATGGGCGAGGGCGACGGCCCGGATGTCCATTTCGCGGACACGGTCAAGGGCTCCGACTGGGGCTGCGACCAGGAGGTCGCCCGCCTGTTCGCGGATACCGCGCCCATCGAGATGCGCCGCCTGGCCCATTGGGGCGTGCCGTGGAACCGCGTGGTTCCGGGCAAGTCCATCTACTACAAGGGCGGCAAGCAGTTCGAGAAGGTCGAGGCCGAGGAAAAGGAAGGGCTGATCATGGCCCGCTCCTTCGGCGGCACGGCCAAGTGGCGGACCTGCTACACCTCGGACGGCACGGGCCACGCGGTCATGTGCACCATGGACAACCGCTGCGCCGAGAAGGGCGTGGAGGTCCACGACAAGACCGAGGCCATCGCCCTGCTCCAGGATGGCGAGACCTGCTTCGGCGTGGTCGCCCGTTGCCTGCGTACGGGCGAGCTGCGCGTCTACCTGTCCAAGGCGACCATGATCGCGGCGGGCGGCTTCGGGCGCATCTATCCGAACACCACCAACGCGGTCATCTGCGACGGCGGGGCGCACACCATGTGCGTGGCCACCGGACTGGTGCCCATGGGCAACATGGAGGCGGTCCAGTTCCATCCCACCGGCATCGTGCCCACCGACATCCTGGTCACCGAAGGGTGCCGGGGCGACGGCGGCACCCTGCTCGACGTGGACGAGAAACGGTTCATGAACATCTATGAGCCGGAAAAGGCCGAACTGGCCTCCCGCGACGTGGTCTCCCGCTGGATGACCCACCACATGCGCGAGGGCCACGGCGTGAAGTCGCCCTACGGCGAGCATCTCTGGCTCGACATCCGCCACCTCGGCAAGGAGCACATCACCGGCAAGCTGCGCGAGGTCTACGAGATCTGCACCTCCTTCCTCGGCGTGGACCCCATCCACCAGCTCATCCCGGTGCGTCCGACCCAGCACTATTCCATGGGCGGCGTGCGCACCAACAAGGACGGCGCGGCCTACGGCCTCAAGGGACTTTTCGCCGCGGGCGAGGCCGCCTGCTGGGACATGCACGGCTTCAACCGGCTGGGCGGCAACTCCCTGGCCGAGACCGTGGTCGCGGGCGGGATCATCGGACGCAAGATCGCCGAATATCTTGAAGGCAGCGAGGCCGAGTTCAAGACCGGGCTGATCAACGACGAAGTCAAGAAGCAGCGGTCCCGCATCGACGCGCTGATCGAAGGCCGCGACGGTTCCGAGAACGTCTACAAGGTCCGCTCTGCCATGCAGGACGCCCTGCACAAGGGCGCGAACATCTTCCGCACCCAGGAGGGCCTCGAAAAGTGTGTGGCCGACCTGCAGGAGGTGCTGATCCGGGCCAAGAAGATCGGGCTGCGCTCCAACGGCAAGGGGGTCAACCCCGAGTTGGCCGCCGCGCTCAAGCTCGAAGGCCAGGTCAAGCTCGCTCTGATGGTCGCCTACGGCGCGCTCATGCGCACCGAATCGCGCGGGTCGCACAACCGCGAGGACTATCCTGCGCGCAACGACCGCGACTGGCTGACCCGGACTCTGGCCTACTGGAAGAAGCCCGAGGATACCCTGCCGACCCTCGAATACGAGCCGGCCTCCACCGTGGTGGAGATTCCGCCGGGCGACCGCGGCTACGGCCATGCGAAAATCATCAGCGCCGA